One Oncorhynchus clarkii lewisi isolate Uvic-CL-2024 chromosome 32, UVic_Ocla_1.0, whole genome shotgun sequence DNA window includes the following coding sequences:
- the LOC139391676 gene encoding voltage-dependent calcium channel gamma-4 subunit-like, with protein MEAKGRGMPQVMVWWEKGIQVVLTTLGAFAAFSLMAVAIGTDYWLYARAFICNSTANSSQDDPNNKDKKDPGALTHSGLWRICCLEGLKRGVCSQINHFPDDADYDQDAAEYLLRVVRASSIFPILSAILLLMGAMCVASSSFYKSKRNIILGGGILFVAAGLSNIIGVIVYISAALSDISPKKDEDKKWHYSYGWSFYFGGLSFILAEMVGVLAVNIYIEKNKELRCRSRTELLKSTTHAMLRLPSYRFRRRSHSSSHSSDPPRSPCDTSPTGAKSFALPPSAPPFSVATLPNPHHAAGGVGGDISMYTLTRDSKMGSLGGGGPPLYGTVDRASLYQLHNYFPKEEVGVMMSGTLPSLSKSNLSAAGQNSAVGATAIAPLNTLSSSGPTPQQPPLPTGTMERERGMGTLDRLGGKRNRDTDSDTLNRRTTPV; from the exons ATGGAGGCAAAAGGCAGAGGCATGCCCCAAG TCATGGTGTGGTGGGAGAAGGGGATCCAGGTTGTCCTCACCACTTTGGGGGCGTTTGCAGCCTTTTCCCTGATGGCGGTGGCCATTGGGACGGACTACTGGCTGTACGCACGGGCCTTCATCTGCAACAGCACGGCCAACTCCTCCCAGGACGACCCCAACAACAAGGACAAGAAAGACCCTGGAGCCCTCACACACTCTGGCCTCTGGAGGATCTGCTGTCTGGAGG ggctgaagagaggtgtgtgttctcagatCAATCATTTCCCGGACGATGCAGACTATGATCAGGATGCAGCAGAGTATCTCCTGC GTGTGGTCCGAGCCTCCAGTATCTTCCCCATCCTGAGTGCTATACTCCTCCTGATGGGAGCGATGTGTGTTGCATCCAGCAGCTTCTACAAGAGCAAGAGGAACATCATCCTAGGAGGAGGAATCCTGTTTGTGGCTGCTG gCCTGAGCAACATCATCGGCGTGATCGTGTACATCTCTGCGGCACTGAGCGACATCTCGCCCAAGAAGGATGAGGACAAGAAGTGGCATTACTCGTACGGCTGGTCCTTCTACTTCGGAGGCCTCTCCTTCATCctggctgagatggtgggtgtcctGGCCGTCAACATCTACATCGAGAAGAACAAGGAGCTGCGCTGCCGCTCTCGCACCGAACTCTTGAAGAGCACCACGCACGCCATGCTCCGCCTGCCCAGCTACCGCTTCCGCCGGCGCTCCCACTCCAGCTCGCACTCTTCCGACCCGCCACGCTCCCCCTGCGACACCTCACCCACAGGCGCCAAGAGTTTTGCATTACCGCCGTCTGCCCCGCCTTTCTCCGTTGCCACCCTGCCAAACCCGCACCATGCTGCTGGAGGAGTAGGGGGCGATATCTCCATGTATACCCTGACCCGGGACTCCAAGATGGGGAGTCTTGGTGGTGGGGGACCCCCCCTCTACGGCACCGTGGACCGGGCCTCCCTCTACCAACTGCACAACTACTTCCCCAAAGAGGAAGTGGGGGTGATGATGAGCGGCACGCTGCCTTCTCTCTCCAAGTCCAACCTCTCTGCGGCGGGCCAGAATTCCGCCGTCGGAGCCACTGCCATTGCGCCCCTGAATACCTTGTCGTCCTCCGGTCCTACCCCCCAGCAGCCACCTCTGCCCACTGGcaccatggagagagagaggggcatgggCACCCTGGACCGCCTGGGGGGCAAACGGAACAGGGACACCGACTCGGACACGCTGAACAGGAGAACCACGCCAGTGTGA
- the LOC139391677 gene encoding voltage-dependent calcium channel gamma-6 subunit-like, producing MWSTFFLHEEDGRPIPPGAGVGAGAGTLGLTGVMGGRGAGAGAMGVKRRAKASTSGGMSEVQEGKIKLAFFVAIVGVVLTVLGLGTEYWVVLSPPKNFYNNQTCLAAHYGLWKGCTRTLWVADIDPERESCGPAELPGESNCTYFKFYTTGENAVIFQKTTEKSLNVAAAMMALFGLFLMVTGAICITTALSKGESFFLKAASVCFILSGLLILLSLIVFNQSVLSFLASDHSVPLHHELSWSVSCVGFAGAILILGGTLFLLLALPFSPWRRCFPPKNESDS from the exons ATGTGGTCCACCTTCTTTCTGCACGAAGAGGATGGCAGGCCGATTCCACCAGGGGCGGGAGTAGGAGCCGGAGCAGGTACTCTGGGACTGACCGGTGTCATGGGTGGCAGAGGGGCTGGGGCTGGTGCTATGGGAGTTAAGCGCCGTGCAAAAGCGTCAACATCAGGAGGCATGAGCGAGGTCCAGGAGGGCAAGATCAAGCTGGCGTTCTTCGTGGCCATCGTGGGTGTGGTGTTGACTGTCTTGGGCTTGGGCACAGAGTATTGGGTGGTGCTGTCTCCGCCCAAGAACTTCTACAACAACCAGACATGTCTGGCAGCACACTACGGGCTGTGGAAAGGATGCACCCGGACTCTGTGGGTGGCTGACATAGACCCTGAGCGAGAGAGCTGTGGGCCGGCTGAACTGCCAGGAG AATCCAACTGCACCTACTTCAAGTTCTACACCACTGGAGAGAATGCCGTCATCTTCCAGAAGACAACAGAAAAGA GTCTGAATGTGGCGGCTGCCATGATGGCCCTCTTCGGTCTCTTCCTGATGGTCACAGGGGCCATATGCATCACCACAGCCCTCAGCAAAGGAGAATCATTCTTCCTCAAGGCTGCATCGGTTTGCTTCATTCTGTCAG gCCTCTTGATTCTCCTGTCTCTTATTGTTTTCAACCAATCGGTACTCTCCTTCCTAGCCAGTGACCACTCGGTGCCGTTGCATCATGAGTTGTCTTGGTCAGTATCCTGTGTTGGGTTTGCAGGGGCCATTCTTATTTTGGGCGGAACCCTCTTTCTCTTGCTTGCGCTACCATTCAGCCCCTGGCGAAGGTGttttccccccaaaaatgaaaGTGATAGCTAG